In a single window of the Silurus meridionalis isolate SWU-2019-XX chromosome 8, ASM1480568v1, whole genome shotgun sequence genome:
- the LOC124389683 gene encoding C-type lectin domain family 4 member E-like: MVDSVNQGKGTYNELEPQEDFTGDVHPLYSKMTRFTVRDELRSRPYRLSAIILGVLSAVFLFIIIGLSAYINKVNDKHDILSLNSSIISSQLARLQSDHKSLTESKNALQNKHDEDVKLIKSLQINMRRETNSKNELNSQKQKLEEDKRKLQSQLSHLEENCGKCLPNWVLMNSTCFYFAVSASTQRKGWNGGRDDCKKKGADLVVIDSKEKQEFIVESLKALRYNLPFSYYNGFWIGLKDEHAEGHWKWLNNNTLTERYWMDGEPNDDLGIEDCAAVYPTNNPMKSWNDAPCSHPLKWICEKEIDETP, encoded by the exons ATGGTGGATTCTGTAAACCAAGGGAAGGGGACATACAATGAATTAGAACCTCAAGAAGATTTCACTGGAGATGTTCATCCTCTATATTCAAAAA tgacCAGGTTTACTGTTAGAGATGAACTGAGATCTAGGCCCTATCGACTATCAGCTATAATTCTTGGAGTCCTAAgtgctgtatttctttttattataataggACTGAGTGCCTATA TTAACAAGGTGAATGACAAACATGACATCTTGTCTCTCAACTCATCAATCATCAGCTCTCAACTTGCTCGGCTGCAGTCAGACCACAAAAGCCTGACTGAGTCTAAAAATGCACTTCAGAACAAGCATGATGAAGATGTAAAGCTGATCAAATCACTGCAGATAAATATGCGCAGAGAGACAAACTCGAAGAATGAGCTAAACtcacaaaaacagaaattaGAAGAAGATAAAAGAAAACTGCAGTCTCAACTTTCACATCTTG AAGAAAACTGTGGTAAGTGCTTACCCAACTGGGTGCTGATGAACAGCACATGCTTTTACTTTGCTGTTTCTGCATCGACTCAACGCAAAGGCTGGAACGGGGGCAGGGATGACTGCAAGAAAAAAGGAGCTGACTTAGTCGTCATAGACTCAAAGGAGAAACAG GAGTTCATTGTAGAGAGTTTAAAAGCTCTTCGGTACAACCTACCATTCAGTTATTATAATGGATTTTGGATAGGACTGAAAGACGAACATGCGGAAGGGCACTGGAAATGGCTAAATAATAACACACTGACAGAAAG GTACTGGATGGACGGGGAGCCAAATGATGACTTGGGCATAGAGGATTGTGCAGCAGTGTATCCTACTAATAATCCAATGAAGTCCTGGAATGATGCACCATGTTCACACCCACTAAAATGGATCTGTGAGAAGGAAATAGATGAAACACCCTAG
- the LOC124389684 gene encoding C-type lectin domain family 4 member G-like isoform X1 — protein sequence MLNSDEFEIQDDGDVYPLTPRMIRFNIRDELRFRPSRLAAIFLGVLSAVFLFVIIGLSAYINKVNDKHDILSLNSSIISSQLAQLQSDNRNLTESKNALQNKHDEDVKLIKSLQINMRGETNSKNELNSQKQQLEDDKRKLQSQLLHLEQNCGKCLPNWMLMNSTCFYFAVSASTPRKSWNASRNECKKEGADLVVIDSKEKQEFIVKSLKTLRYNLRFSYNNGFWIGLKDDHTEGIWKWLNETTLTEGYWMDGEPNDDKAMEDCAGVYPTNNPMKSWNDAPCSYPLKWICEKEIDNTLPFVPSNYSMS from the exons ATGTTGAACTCTGATGAATTTGAAATTCAAGATGATGGAGATGTTTATCCTCTAACTCCAAGGA tgatCAGGTTTAATATCAGAGATGAACTGAGATTTAGGCCCTCTCGACTGGCAGCTATATTTCTTGGAGTCCTAAgtgctgtatttctttttgttataaTAGGACTGAGTGCTTACA TTAACAAGGTGAATGACAAACATGACATCTTGTCTCTCAACTCATCAATCATCAGCTCTCAACTTGCTCAGCTGCAGTCAGACAACAGAAATCTGACTGAGTCTAAAAATGCACTTCAGAACAAGCATGATGAAGATGTAAAGCTGATCAAATCACTGCAGATAAATATGCGCGGAGAGACAAACTCGAAGAATGAGCTAAACTCACAAAAACAGCAATTAGAAGACGATAAAAGAAAACTGCAGTCTCAACTTTTACATCTTg AACAAAACTGTGGTAAGTGCTTGCCCAACTGGATGCTTATGAACAGCACATGCTTTTACTTTGCTGTTTCTGCATCGACTCCACGCAAAAGCTGGAATGCAAGCAGGAATGAGTGCAAGAAAGAAGGAGCTGACTTAGTCGTCATAGACTCAAAGGAGAAACAG GAATTCATTGTTAAGAGCTTAAAAACTCTTCGGTACAATCTACGATTCAGTTATAATAATGGGTTTTGGATCGGACTGAAGGACGACCATACAGAAGGGATCTGGAAATGGCTGAATGAGACCACACTGACCGAAGG GTACTGGATGGACGGGGAGCCTAATGATGACAAGGCCATGGAAGATTGTGCAGGTGTGTATCCTACCAATAATCCAATGAAGTCCTGGAATGATGCACCATGTTCATATCCACTAAAATGGATCTGTGAGAAGGAAATAGATAACACACTTCCATTTGTGCCCAGCAATTACAGTATGAGTTAa
- the LOC124389684 gene encoding C-type lectin domain family 4 member G-like isoform X2, producing the protein MLNSDEFEIQDDGDVYPLTPRMIRFNIRDELRFRPSRLAAIFLGVLSAVFLFVIIGLSAYINKVNDKHDILSLNSSIISSQLAQLQSDNRNLTESKNALQNKHDEDVKLIKSLQINMRGETNSKNELNSQKQQLEDDKRKLQSQLLHLEQNCGKCLPNWMLMNSTCFYFAVSASTPRKSWNASRNECKKEGADLVVIDSKEKQLLHIISNPALLKAH; encoded by the exons ATGTTGAACTCTGATGAATTTGAAATTCAAGATGATGGAGATGTTTATCCTCTAACTCCAAGGA tgatCAGGTTTAATATCAGAGATGAACTGAGATTTAGGCCCTCTCGACTGGCAGCTATATTTCTTGGAGTCCTAAgtgctgtatttctttttgttataaTAGGACTGAGTGCTTACA TTAACAAGGTGAATGACAAACATGACATCTTGTCTCTCAACTCATCAATCATCAGCTCTCAACTTGCTCAGCTGCAGTCAGACAACAGAAATCTGACTGAGTCTAAAAATGCACTTCAGAACAAGCATGATGAAGATGTAAAGCTGATCAAATCACTGCAGATAAATATGCGCGGAGAGACAAACTCGAAGAATGAGCTAAACTCACAAAAACAGCAATTAGAAGACGATAAAAGAAAACTGCAGTCTCAACTTTTACATCTTg AACAAAACTGTGGTAAGTGCTTGCCCAACTGGATGCTTATGAACAGCACATGCTTTTACTTTGCTGTTTCTGCATCGACTCCACGCAAAAGCTGGAATGCAAGCAGGAATGAGTGCAAGAAAGAAGGAGCTGACTTAGTCGTCATAGACTCAAAGGAGAAACAG TTGCTGCATATAATATCTAACCCAGCCCTTCTCAaggcacattaa